From a region of the Methanobrevibacter sp. genome:
- a CDS encoding DNA-directed DNA polymerase II small subunit — MTAEILIKFARKGIILSPEAYDLIKNSKNPINLSSEIIVKLKSGNYSKEMVPVDVETLKRMEGIDLGISPKVEESPKPQTKATETMASKSEEKAIEPNKPEIEEKEIELDKPKTEENDIDLNKPKIEEKPKETPKPNTAYLSEDVVRIKEAEVSKDVEIKYKRNLTESKVKFDKFKVLKDTSNKSYTSGEIGNLIEYFQNRYKKLSGILSKRPELRAWQKINEITDDQTDLNLIVMITDIRTTKNGHYLIEVEDDTGSMPILVSKDNEELYRAANNLMRDEVIGVIAQKRAGQGENRLAICQNIIDPGVPRKDRKEVDFGTVFTSDIHIGSSTFLEDAFVRFIRWLNGDFGNEEQREMANNVKYMIVGGDIVDGIGIYPNQDKELAIKDITLQYDEAARLLGDVRSDIKIIITPGNHDASRVAEPQPAVPEKYAKSLYKLNNVEFLSNPSMVSLDGLEVLIYHGRGIDDMVMGSNDFSHERNDLVMREFLNKRHLAPLYGDKTPLASELEDHLVIDKVPDVLHTGHVHINTYTNYNGIHCINSGTFQTQTEFQKIYNIVPTPAIVPIIDVGGVYKPLDFNK, encoded by the coding sequence ATGACTGCTGAAATTCTAATTAAATTTGCAAGGAAAGGGATAATATTATCTCCAGAGGCTTATGATTTAATCAAAAACTCTAAAAATCCTATAAATTTAAGTTCAGAAATAATCGTGAAACTGAAAAGCGGAAATTATTCCAAAGAGATGGTTCCAGTTGATGTAGAAACGTTGAAAAGAATGGAAGGGATTGACTTAGGCATAAGTCCTAAAGTGGAAGAGTCTCCAAAGCCTCAAACAAAAGCTACAGAAACAATGGCTTCAAAAAGCGAAGAAAAAGCAATAGAGCCTAATAAACCAGAGATAGAGGAAAAAGAAATAGAACTTGATAAGCCTAAGACTGAAGAAAATGACATAGACCTCAATAAACCAAAGATAGAGGAAAAACCAAAGGAAACTCCAAAGCCAAATACGGCCTATCTAAGTGAAGATGTAGTCAGAATCAAAGAGGCTGAAGTTTCAAAGGATGTTGAAATAAAATACAAAAGAAACCTTACAGAATCAAAAGTCAAGTTCGACAAATTCAAGGTGCTCAAGGATACAAGCAACAAATCCTACACCAGCGGTGAAATCGGAAACCTGATCGAATACTTCCAAAACAGATATAAGAAATTATCCGGCATACTGTCAAAAAGGCCTGAGCTAAGGGCCTGGCAGAAGATCAATGAAATCACCGATGACCAGACTGACTTGAACCTGATTGTTATGATTACAGACATCAGGACAACCAAGAACGGCCATTATCTCATTGAAGTGGAAGATGACACAGGTTCAATGCCGATTCTTGTAAGCAAGGACAATGAGGAGCTTTACAGAGCTGCAAATAACCTGATGAGAGATGAGGTCATTGGAGTGATTGCACAGAAAAGGGCAGGCCAAGGCGAGAATAGATTGGCGATATGTCAAAACATCATAGATCCTGGAGTTCCAAGAAAGGACAGGAAGGAAGTTGATTTCGGTACTGTATTCACATCAGACATTCACATTGGAAGCTCAACATTCCTAGAGGATGCATTTGTAAGATTTATCAGATGGCTGAATGGTGACTTTGGAAATGAAGAGCAAAGGGAAATGGCAAACAATGTCAAGTACATGATTGTCGGCGGAGACATTGTGGATGGAATAGGAATCTATCCAAACCAGGACAAGGAACTGGCAATCAAGGATATCACACTCCAATACGATGAGGCCGCACGTTTGCTTGGTGACGTTAGAAGCGACATCAAGATCATCATCACTCCTGGAAACCACGATGCCTCAAGAGTGGCAGAGCCTCAGCCTGCTGTTCCTGAAAAGTATGCAAAGTCATTATACAAATTGAATAATGTGGAATTCCTCTCAAATCCAAGTATGGTAAGCCTTGATGGCCTTGAAGTCCTGATTTACCATGGAAGGGGAATTGACGATATGGTGATGGGTTCCAATGATTTCTCACACGAAAGAAATGACCTTGTAATGAGGGAATTCCTGAACAAAAGGCATTTGGCTCCATTGTATGGAGACAAGACCCCTCTTGCTTCAGAGCTTGAGGACCATCTGGTCATCGATAAGGTTCCGGACGTATTGCATACAGGCCATGTTCACATCAATACCTATACAAACTATAATGGAATTCACTGCATAAACTCAGGGACTTTCCAGACTCAGACTGAGTTCCAGAAGATCTATAACATTGTGCCTACACCTGCAATTGTTCCTATCATTGATGTAGGTGGAGTCTATAAGCCATTGGATTTCAATAAATAG
- a CDS encoding class II aldolase/adducin family protein, whose translation MKDEIVRSVVEMSAYVFERGLVSGKAGNVSARFKGQTGDIVAITPTLKSLADLDEKDIVLVNENGEVLSKGKPSSEVEMHLAIYREKPEVNGIAHTHSPYATGFAFSNKRIKRLEGFGAIKSEYLKDIEYFKPGSKELADAASEALKSEDAIILKNHGVIATGETVQEAAALVEFVEEIAKTQFVTHVLNSIE comes from the coding sequence ATGAAAGATGAAATTGTAAGATCCGTTGTGGAAATGTCAGCATATGTCTTTGAAAGAGGATTGGTTTCAGGAAAGGCCGGAAATGTAAGCGCAAGATTCAAAGGCCAGACCGGTGATATAGTGGCCATAACACCAACCCTTAAGTCTCTTGCTGACTTGGATGAAAAGGACATTGTGCTTGTGAATGAAAATGGTGAGGTATTGAGCAAAGGAAAGCCTTCATCTGAAGTTGAAATGCATCTGGCAATTTACAGGGAAAAGCCGGAAGTCAATGGAATCGCACATACCCACTCACCATATGCAACAGGATTTGCATTTTCAAACAAAAGAATCAAGCGTCTTGAAGGATTTGGGGCAATAAAGTCAGAATACCTGAAGGACATTGAATACTTCAAGCCAGGAAGCAAGGAATTGGCCGATGCTGCAAGTGAAGCCCTAAAGAGTGAGGATGCAATCATATTGAAAAATCATGGAGTCATAGCAACCGGCGAGACAGTTCAGGAAGCGGCAGCTCTTGTTGAATTCGTTGAGGAAATAGCTAAAACTCAATTTGTGACCCATGTATTGAATTCCATAGAGTAG
- the tsaA gene encoding tRNA (N6-threonylcarbamoyladenosine(37)-N6)-methyltransferase TrmO gives MKIEFEIIGTIHSPFTELEGMPIQPTGAKGIKGKICLKDEFKPGLKDIEGFSHLILIYHLHKTNGNALEVKPFMDNSTHGVFATRSPKRPNNIGMSTVKLDKVENDILYISNVDILDGTPLLDIKPYVPQLFEDTLVDDIKIGWFETKHQKAKSQKADDRFFK, from the coding sequence ATGAAAATCGAATTTGAAATTATTGGAACAATTCATTCCCCATTTACAGAGTTAGAGGGAATGCCAATCCAACCAACTGGTGCAAAAGGAATTAAAGGAAAAATATGTCTTAAAGATGAATTCAAGCCTGGGTTAAAGGATATTGAAGGCTTTTCACATCTAATACTCATCTATCACTTGCATAAGACAAATGGAAATGCGCTTGAAGTGAAGCCATTCATGGACAACAGCACACATGGAGTATTTGCAACAAGATCTCCAAAAAGGCCTAACAACATCGGAATGAGCACTGTAAAACTGGACAAGGTAGAAAATGATATATTATACATTTCCAATGTGGACATATTGGATGGAACACCTCTTCTTGACATCAAGCCATACGTTCCTCAGCTATTTGAAGACACCTTGGTCGATGACATAAAGATAGGCTGGTTTGAGACCAAGCATCAAAAGGCAAAAAGCCAAAAGGCAGACGATAGATTCTTCAAATAA
- a CDS encoding NosD domain-containing protein, which translates to MDNSNSNTILQSNEILNSEYVLNKENTLELDTSDKSEKNVISTSSIHKISSDSTNDEIQSIFDNSKSGDTIQFNDREYNNISIVVNKRLNIVSAKSSILHTSGSVSNKANQMGLANTFGFYFTKLASGSVIKGLSLTGNSDYGIMVEGGSSISILNNNISGGKKAGIYLKNSKSNTIKNNILTKAYDGIVLNNVNKTRIISNRIQQNRNTGIVLENVNRNNITRNLVSKNGLDGVLLKNAKSNNILRNNITKNGVSGLRMEGFTTKNVIMYNNISSNVVNVYANSLTNSDKMTKNTLMFAKKVFGTYIDDDNVGAAIVFGDNYRSVEWHNLDFSYNSIGMNEVWDAKSTMSHPPVNIGANWYFDNDGNYAIGHICPMVFGRAITADELKTLSMGFSSDGKGIFGQLYDGKTVAGAGSFTIDNVIIDGKDYGSAEVGEDGRFNFDLSSLPAGSVVTINISGHTFNITIDKEVQKKSDSEQNPDVDVKKSNKDGINPQSLGNGTGSGSGSSNGSGSGEGNFTGSGVSVGDLSGQSNQGTGDSGENGGGSASEGKAYEILKEQNTPPTAKNSQLLAVFAVALVILIIALGYRSKNKDDYKDDGDYSL; encoded by the coding sequence ATGGATAATTCTAATTCTAATACCATATTACAGTCAAATGAGATTTTAAATTCAGAATATGTTCTTAATAAAGAGAATACTCTTGAATTAGATACTTCAGATAAATCTGAAAAGAATGTAATATCGACAAGTTCAATCCATAAGATCTCTTCCGATTCCACCAACGATGAGATACAAAGTATCTTCGATAATTCTAAAAGCGGAGACACTATCCAATTCAATGACAGGGAGTACAATAATATCTCAATAGTTGTAAACAAGAGATTGAACATTGTTTCTGCAAAAAGTTCAATTCTTCATACATCAGGTTCCGTGAGCAATAAAGCCAATCAAATGGGGCTCGCCAATACATTTGGCTTTTATTTCACTAAATTAGCTAGCGGATCAGTCATTAAGGGGCTTAGCTTGACTGGCAATTCAGACTATGGGATAATGGTTGAAGGAGGTTCAAGCATCAGTATATTGAATAATAATATTTCTGGCGGCAAGAAGGCAGGGATTTATTTGAAGAATTCCAAATCCAATACAATCAAGAACAATATTTTAACTAAGGCTTATGATGGGATTGTATTGAACAATGTCAACAAGACAAGGATAATCTCCAATAGGATTCAGCAAAACAGGAATACTGGAATTGTCCTTGAGAATGTCAATCGCAACAACATCACAAGGAATCTTGTTTCCAAAAACGGTTTGGACGGAGTTCTTTTGAAGAATGCCAAATCCAATAACATCTTACGGAACAACATAACTAAAAATGGGGTTTCAGGACTTAGAATGGAAGGATTCACCACAAAAAATGTCATTATGTACAATAACATTTCAAGCAATGTCGTCAATGTCTATGCAAATTCATTGACAAATAGCGACAAAATGACAAAAAACACCCTCATGTTTGCAAAAAAAGTATTTGGAACATATATTGATGATGATAATGTAGGTGCAGCCATTGTCTTTGGAGACAATTACAGATCTGTGGAATGGCATAATCTAGATTTCTCATACAATTCCATAGGAATGAACGAGGTCTGGGATGCAAAGAGTACCATGTCACACCCGCCGGTAAACATTGGAGCAAACTGGTATTTTGACAATGACGGCAACTATGCGATAGGCCACATATGCCCTATGGTATTTGGAAGGGCGATAACTGCTGATGAATTGAAGACATTGTCAATGGGATTCTCTTCAGATGGAAAGGGAATATTCGGCCAGTTGTATGATGGAAAAACTGTTGCTGGAGCGGGATCATTTACAATTGATAATGTCATCATCGATGGAAAGGACTACGGTTCTGCAGAGGTAGGGGAAGATGGACGCTTCAATTTTGACTTATCATCCCTTCCTGCAGGAAGCGTTGTTACCATCAACATTAGCGGACATACCTTCAATATAACTATAGATAAGGAAGTCCAGAAAAAATCAGATTCAGAACAAAATCCTGATGTGGATGTTAAAAAATCCAATAAGGACGGTATAAATCCTCAATCTCTTGGAAATGGCACAGGAAGTGGTTCAGGTTCATCAAACGGTTCAGGAAGTGGTGAAGGTAATTTTACTGGTAGTGGAGTTAGTGTAGGAGATTTGTCCGGCCAATCCAATCAGGGAACTGGAGACTCTGGTGAAAATGGTGGTGGCAGTGCATCTGAAGGAAAGGCTTATGAGATTTTAAAGGAGCAAAATACTCCTCCAACAGCTAAAAACAGTCAATTGCTTGCAGTCTTTGCTGTTGCTCTTGTAATATTAATCATTGCATTAGGATATAGAAGCAAAAACAAGGATGACTATAAGGATGATGGAGATTATAGTCTTTAA